In Malus sylvestris chromosome 15, drMalSylv7.2, whole genome shotgun sequence, a single genomic region encodes these proteins:
- the LOC126602181 gene encoding vacuolar protein sorting-associated protein 32 homolog 2-like, which translates to MSTMFTRIFGKPKQENSALTTLDKLNETLEMLEKKEKVLQKKAAAEVDRAKDFTKAKNKKAAIQCLKRKRLYEQQIEQLGNFQLRIHDQMIMLEGAKATTETVDALRTGAAAMKAMQKATNIDDVDKTMDEINEQTENMKQIQEALSTPIGAAADFDEDELEAELEELEGAELEEQLLQPATQAPAAPVQVPAGRQPTRPAPQRRTEEEDELAALQAEMAL; encoded by the exons ATGTCAACCATGTTCACCAGGATTTTTGGGAAACCTAAACAGGAAAACAGTGCCCTAACCACCTTAGACAAGTTGAATGAG ACGCTAGAAATGCTTGAGAAAAAGGAGAAAGTACTACAGAAGAAGGCCGCTGCAGAAGTTGATAGGGCCAAGGATTTCACCAAAGCAAAGAACAAAAAGG CGGCTATACAATGTTTGAAGAGGAAGAGGTTATATGAGCAGCAAATAGAGCAGCTTGGAAATTTCCAGCTGCGTATCCATGATCAG ATGATAATGCTAGAAGGTGCAAAAGCCACAACCGAAACTGTAGATGCCTTGAGAACTGGAGCTGCTGCAATGAAGGCAATGCAAAAAGCAAC GAACATAGATGATGTGGACAAGACTATGGATGAGATTAATGAGCAGACAGAGAACATGAAACAGATACAGGAAGCATTGTCAACTCCAATTGGTGCAGCTGCTGATTTTGATGAG GATGAATTGGAAGCAGAACTTGAAGAGCTGGAAGGTGCcgaattggaagaacaacttcTTCAGCCAGCAACACAAGCTCCTGCAGCTCCAGTGCAGGTCCCAGCTGGAAGGCAACCAACTCGTCCTGCTCCCCAAAGGCGcactgaagaagaagatgaattggCTGCTTTGCAGGCTGAGATGGCGCTTTAA